Proteins found in one Falsirhodobacter algicola genomic segment:
- a CDS encoding TRAP transporter substrate-binding protein, with product MPARLSILSGVATGLALAGYLAASGAAMAQQVLKLHHDLPEDSAQHEGALKFEELVEARTNHAIDVQIYANNALGDDVEVAQQMQFGAVQAAPIPTAKLSNFAPSLQLIDLPFLFPDRNTAYSVLDGKVGQSILDDLSDAGFVGASFWESGFKQLTCDKAVTAPSDLQGVKARVMESPLLIAQFEEMGATAIPIAFSETYSALQQGVVDCQENPIVSILNMKFYEVQDYMMLSNHGYLGTAFIFSKVWFDTLDADTQQILLEAAKEAGDFQRARSAELEAGYLDRIREAGTTDIVTLTPEQLSVFADAMEPVHAAFADKIGPDLVAEAKAEVASLRSGQ from the coding sequence ATGCCCGCCCGCCTTTCGATCCTTTCCGGGGTGGCCACCGGCCTTGCCCTTGCCGGATACCTTGCGGCGTCCGGGGCTGCGATGGCGCAGCAGGTGCTCAAGCTTCATCACGACCTGCCCGAAGACAGCGCGCAGCACGAAGGCGCCCTGAAATTCGAAGAGCTGGTGGAGGCCCGCACGAACCACGCCATCGACGTGCAGATCTATGCCAACAACGCGCTTGGCGATGATGTGGAGGTGGCCCAGCAGATGCAGTTCGGCGCCGTTCAGGCTGCGCCGATCCCGACCGCCAAGCTGTCGAACTTCGCGCCCTCGCTCCAGTTGATCGATCTGCCGTTCCTGTTCCCCGACCGCAACACCGCCTATTCCGTGCTGGATGGAAAGGTGGGGCAATCGATCCTCGACGATCTCTCGGACGCGGGCTTCGTCGGGGCGTCCTTCTGGGAATCGGGCTTCAAGCAGCTGACCTGCGACAAGGCCGTCACCGCGCCTTCCGATCTGCAGGGCGTGAAGGCCCGCGTGATGGAAAGCCCCCTGTTGATCGCCCAGTTCGAAGAGATGGGCGCAACGGCGATCCCCATCGCCTTCTCCGAGACGTATTCCGCGCTGCAGCAGGGCGTCGTCGATTGTCAGGAAAACCCCATCGTTTCGATCCTGAACATGAAGTTCTACGAGGTTCAGGATTACATGATGCTGTCCAATCACGGCTATCTCGGCACGGCGTTCATCTTCTCGAAGGTGTGGTTCGACACGCTGGATGCCGATACGCAGCAGATCCTGCTGGAGGCGGCCAAGGAGGCCGGTGATTTCCAGCGCGCCCGTTCGGCAGAGCTGGAGGCCGGCTATCTCGACCGTATCCGCGAGGCGGGCACCACCGATATCGTCACCCTGACGCCCGAACAGCTTTCGGTGTTCGCGGATGCGATGGAACCCGTCCATGCGGCCTTTGCCGACAAGATCGGCCCCGATCTGGTCGCCGAGGCCAAGGCCGAGGTTGCGAGCCTGCGGAGCGGTCAGTGA
- a CDS encoding GIY-YIG nuclease family protein: MHADDVFGRTIQLFLVDGKPTGLRKATIHGWTGFVFISGASAFGDLTARAEVDRTGVYILSGPDPDQAGAVRVYIGSGNSVAERIRQSALKRDFWETAMTVTTSDDDLSKGHAEYLEARLIEMTAQAGRVILDNGTQPETGRRRLPEADRANMEQFLANLKIVLPVIGFDMLKPQPKAVTATRQPIEERTRGDVQFEIRHKSGVKANAVEEEGEFIILEGSQALTDTGYAQQGYGKLKEKLVSDAVLVADGPGKLRFVRPWPFSSPSAAAAVVLDRNSNGRIEWKLKGSAQTYHDWQESAAGSSRLAERDD, encoded by the coding sequence ATGCACGCGGATGATGTTTTCGGGCGTACGATTCAGTTGTTTCTCGTGGATGGAAAGCCAACGGGCCTACGGAAAGCGACGATCCATGGCTGGACCGGCTTTGTCTTCATCAGCGGCGCTTCGGCCTTCGGCGATCTGACGGCGCGTGCCGAAGTCGACCGGACGGGCGTGTACATCCTCTCTGGGCCGGACCCCGATCAGGCCGGGGCCGTGCGGGTCTATATCGGTTCGGGCAACTCTGTGGCAGAGCGGATCCGGCAGAGCGCTTTGAAACGGGATTTCTGGGAAACCGCGATGACCGTCACCACCAGCGATGACGATCTGTCGAAAGGTCATGCCGAGTATCTGGAGGCCCGCCTGATCGAGATGACCGCGCAGGCGGGACGTGTCATCCTCGATAACGGGACGCAGCCGGAAACAGGGCGTCGGAGGCTGCCAGAAGCAGACCGCGCCAATATGGAGCAGTTTCTGGCCAATCTGAAGATCGTGCTCCCCGTGATCGGCTTCGATATGCTGAAGCCGCAGCCAAAAGCCGTCACAGCGACGCGTCAGCCGATCGAAGAGCGGACGCGCGGGGATGTGCAATTCGAGATCCGCCACAAGAGCGGCGTGAAAGCGAACGCCGTAGAGGAGGAGGGGGAGTTCATCATCCTCGAGGGATCGCAGGCGCTGACCGATACCGGATATGCGCAGCAGGGTTATGGAAAGCTGAAGGAGAAACTCGTCTCCGATGCGGTGCTCGTCGCCGATGGGCCGGGGAAGCTGCGCTTCGTGCGGCCGTGGCCGTTTTCCAGCCCTTCCGCAGCTGCCGCTGTGGTTCTGGATCGCAACAGCAATGGTCGTATCGAGTGGAAGCTAAAGGGTTCGGCGCAGACTTATCACGATTGGCAGGAAAGCGCGGCGGGGTCGTCACGTCTGGCCGAGCGGGACGACTGA
- a CDS encoding MarR family winged helix-turn-helix transcriptional regulator: MTNDLALDRQVCFPLYAASNLIGRLYRPVLGPLGLTYPQYLVMLVLWEAAPQSIGSIGARLHLDSGTLTPLIKRLVQNGLVTRDRDPSDERRVLISLTEAGRALREKAAIVPNALAADLQMSGEELAQLRDAVHNLVRVIGG; encoded by the coding sequence ATGACGAACGATCTCGCACTCGACCGGCAGGTGTGTTTCCCGCTCTATGCGGCGTCGAACCTGATCGGGCGGCTCTATCGGCCGGTTCTTGGCCCGCTTGGTCTGACCTACCCGCAATACCTCGTGATGCTGGTCCTGTGGGAAGCCGCGCCGCAGAGCATCGGCAGCATCGGGGCGCGCTTGCATCTCGATAGCGGTACACTTACCCCGCTGATCAAGCGGCTCGTCCAGAACGGTCTGGTGACGCGGGATCGCGATCCGTCGGATGAACGACGCGTGCTGATCTCGCTGACCGAAGCGGGGCGGGCCCTGCGGGAGAAGGCGGCGATCGTCCCGAACGCGCTGGCGGCGGATCTGCAGATGTCGGGCGAGGAATTGGCGCAACTGCGCGACGCCGTGCATAATCTCGTGCGTGTCATCGGTGGGTAA
- a CDS encoding NAD-dependent succinate-semialdehyde dehydrogenase, protein MTNRITTINPATEEPIETYDMMTDAQAEQAIQACYAAFLDWRLKPLEERAKVIGAIGKELVNRKDAYAALMTREVGKLIGDSRQEVDLCAAICDFTAETGPKALADEERDIPGGKGVVSYAPQGVIYGIQPWNFPCYQAVRYAIANLMAGNGVLLKHAENCTGSGLFLKEVFEAAGLPKDLFTVLLIDHDQSDKVIANRLVRGVTLTGSDRAGRAVGATAAKHLKKTVLELGSNDAYIVLDDADLDVAVEACVQGRIYNNGQTCVNAKRFVITEKNYDAFVERYAEKMSAITMGDPTDTATKLGPLARDDLRDKLASQVDESVAKGARAIVGGSIPDRKGAYYPATVLVDVAPGQPAYDDELFGPVASIIRAKDDDDALRIANDSRYGLGGGIFSKDEARARELAAKHFDTGMISINGYSIAIPNMPFGGTKDSGHGREHGGFGMKEFVNVKSIYLA, encoded by the coding sequence ATGACCAACCGGATCACGACCATCAATCCGGCCACGGAAGAGCCGATCGAAACCTATGACATGATGACCGATGCGCAAGCGGAACAGGCCATTCAGGCCTGCTACGCGGCTTTCCTCGATTGGCGACTGAAACCGCTGGAGGAACGGGCGAAGGTCATCGGGGCCATCGGCAAGGAACTCGTGAACCGGAAGGACGCCTATGCGGCCCTCATGACGCGCGAAGTCGGCAAGCTGATCGGCGACAGCCGGCAGGAAGTCGATCTTTGCGCCGCGATCTGCGATTTCACCGCCGAAACCGGCCCGAAGGCGCTGGCCGACGAGGAACGGGACATTCCGGGCGGCAAGGGCGTCGTCAGCTATGCCCCCCAAGGCGTGATCTATGGCATCCAGCCTTGGAACTTCCCCTGCTATCAAGCGGTGCGCTATGCCATCGCCAACCTGATGGCCGGCAACGGCGTTCTTTTGAAACATGCCGAGAACTGCACCGGATCGGGCCTGTTCCTGAAAGAGGTGTTCGAGGCGGCGGGCCTTCCGAAGGATCTGTTCACGGTTCTGCTGATCGATCACGACCAGTCGGACAAGGTCATCGCGAACCGTTTGGTGCGCGGCGTGACCTTGACGGGCAGCGACCGTGCGGGCCGCGCCGTGGGCGCCACGGCGGCCAAGCATCTGAAGAAGACCGTGCTCGAACTCGGTTCCAACGACGCGTATATCGTGCTGGACGATGCCGATCTGGATGTCGCGGTCGAGGCGTGCGTGCAGGGCCGGATCTACAACAACGGCCAGACCTGCGTGAACGCCAAGCGCTTCGTCATCACCGAGAAGAACTACGATGCCTTCGTCGAACGTTATGCCGAGAAGATGAGCGCGATCACCATGGGCGATCCGACGGACACGGCGACGAAGCTCGGCCCGCTGGCGCGCGACGATCTGCGCGACAAACTCGCGAGCCAAGTGGACGAGAGCGTTGCGAAGGGCGCGCGGGCCATCGTCGGCGGCAGCATTCCCGACCGCAAGGGCGCCTATTATCCCGCCACCGTTCTGGTGGATGTGGCACCGGGTCAGCCCGCCTATGACGACGAGCTGTTCGGCCCGGTCGCATCCATCATCCGCGCCAAGGATGACGACGACGCGCTCCGCATCGCCAATGACAGCCGGTACGGCCTTGGTGGCGGCATCTTCTCCAAGGACGAAGCGCGCGCGCGGGAACTGGCGGCCAAGCACTTCGACACCGGCATGATCTCGATCAACGGTTACAGCATCGCGATCCCGAACATGCCCTTCGGCGGCACGAAGGATTCCGGCCATGGCCGCGAACATGGCGGCTTCGGGATGAAGGAATTCGTCAACGTGAAGTCGATCTATCTCGCGTAA
- a CDS encoding ABC transporter ATP-binding protein — translation MKNLLDVRNLKVHFPLADGRTVHAVDGVDFRVNEGDSFGIVGESGSGKSTTAQALMRLVDPAEGAIRLGPDNLSGLRGESLRAVRRNIQMVFQDPYSSLNPRLRAGDAVREPLDLMNLFPRAEHDARVDALFKAVGLHPDAKKLFPHQFSGGQRQRLCIARAMVTEPKLVVCDEPVSALDVAIQAQILNLLRTLQRDKGLTYVFISHDLAVVQHICTHVAVMYLGEFVETGPVEEIFSSARHPYTWSLMASALSPDGRRGEERFTVTGEPPSPIDPPKGCRFAGRCPFAVERCRAEKPEMHAFSNGHKVACHFAGTLTPPIAELAQA, via the coding sequence ATGAAGAACCTGCTCGATGTCCGCAACCTCAAGGTTCACTTCCCGCTTGCGGATGGACGGACCGTGCATGCGGTCGATGGTGTCGATTTCCGCGTGAACGAAGGCGACAGCTTCGGCATCGTCGGCGAAAGCGGGTCGGGGAAATCCACGACCGCGCAGGCGCTGATGCGGTTGGTCGATCCGGCCGAGGGGGCGATCCGGCTTGGGCCGGACAATCTGTCCGGCCTCCGGGGCGAGAGTCTGCGCGCCGTGCGCCGCAACATCCAGATGGTGTTTCAGGACCCCTATTCCTCGCTCAATCCGCGGCTGCGCGCGGGCGATGCGGTGCGTGAGCCGTTGGATCTGATGAACCTTTTCCCGCGCGCGGAACACGACGCCCGCGTCGATGCGCTGTTCAAGGCCGTCGGCCTGCATCCCGATGCCAAGAAGCTGTTTCCGCATCAGTTCTCGGGGGGGCAGCGGCAGCGGTTGTGCATCGCCCGCGCGATGGTGACGGAGCCGAAGCTGGTGGTCTGCGATGAGCCCGTCTCGGCCTTGGACGTGGCCATTCAGGCCCAGATCCTGAACCTTCTGCGCACCCTTCAGCGGGACAAAGGACTGACCTATGTCTTCATCTCGCACGATCTGGCGGTGGTGCAGCACATCTGCACCCATGTCGCGGTGATGTATCTGGGGGAGTTCGTCGAGACCGGCCCGGTCGAGGAGATCTTCAGCAGCGCCCGGCATCCCTATACTTGGTCGTTGATGGCCTCGGCGCTAAGCCCCGATGGGCGGCGCGGGGAGGAGCGTTTCACCGTGACCGGAGAGCCGCCTTCGCCGATCGACCCGCCGAAGGGCTGCCGTTTCGCGGGCCGGTGCCCGTTCGCCGTAGAGCGTTGCCGCGCGGAGAAGCCGGAGATGCATGCGTTCAGCAACGGTCATAAGGTGGCCTGCCATTTCGCCGGTACGCTGACTCCCCCCATCGCAGAGCTTGCTCAGGCCTGA
- a CDS encoding ABC transporter ATP-binding protein, whose product MDPYLKIENLAVEVGTGRTAHRVLDGVSLSVRAGQTLAVVGESGCGKSMTALATMGLLPDRFRIAGGSIRLGDEELTKARPARMRQLRGNAISMIFQEPMTSLNPLMTVERQIAEVVELHQRKSGPEAREIALEMLRAVQIPSPAERLEAYPHELSGGMRQRVMIAIALACRPKVIIADEPTTALDVTVQAQIFKLLRELQMQTGTAILLITHDLGSVAEMADEVAVLYAGKCVETGPVRAIMDAPSHPYTRGLMSCTPRLRLGRAARHSEAVSLGEIPGMVPPLGRFPKACRFAPRCALADSRCTTEAPPLAATGPDHGALCWHAKAEVFA is encoded by the coding sequence ATGGATCCCTATCTGAAGATCGAGAACCTCGCCGTCGAGGTCGGCACCGGCCGCACCGCGCACCGCGTTCTGGATGGCGTATCGCTGTCGGTCCGTGCGGGGCAGACGCTTGCGGTGGTCGGCGAGTCGGGCTGCGGCAAGTCGATGACCGCGCTGGCCACCATGGGTCTGTTGCCCGACCGGTTCCGCATCGCGGGGGGAAGCATCCGCCTTGGCGACGAGGAACTGACGAAGGCGCGTCCGGCACGCATGCGGCAACTGCGCGGCAATGCCATTTCGATGATCTTCCAAGAGCCGATGACATCGCTCAATCCGCTGATGACGGTGGAGCGGCAGATCGCCGAGGTGGTGGAGCTTCATCAGCGCAAATCCGGCCCTGAGGCCCGCGAGATCGCGCTGGAGATGCTGCGCGCGGTTCAGATACCCTCGCCGGCGGAACGGTTGGAAGCCTATCCGCACGAGCTTTCGGGCGGGATGCGGCAGCGGGTGATGATCGCCATCGCGCTGGCCTGCCGCCCCAAAGTCATCATCGCCGACGAGCCGACGACCGCCCTCGATGTGACGGTGCAGGCGCAGATCTTCAAACTGCTGCGCGAATTGCAGATGCAGACGGGGACCGCGATCCTGCTGATCACCCACGATCTCGGCTCCGTCGCGGAAATGGCCGACGAGGTGGCGGTCCTCTATGCGGGCAAATGCGTCGAAACCGGGCCGGTGCGCGCGATCATGGATGCACCGTCGCATCCCTATACGCGCGGGCTGATGTCCTGCACCCCGCGTCTGCGGCTGGGCCGGGCGGCCCGCCACTCCGAGGCGGTATCGCTGGGCGAGATCCCGGGCATGGTTCCGCCGCTCGGACGGTTTCCGAAGGCATGCCGTTTCGCGCCCCGCTGCGCGCTGGCCGACAGCCGCTGCACCACCGAGGCGCCGCCCTTGGCGGCGACGGGTCCCGATCACGGTGCTCTTTGCTGGCACGCAAAGGCGGAGGTGTTCGCATGA
- a CDS encoding ABC transporter permease, whose amino-acid sequence MTARPEATPVPPAAVTAPEIAKPAHPAREFLSAFGRNQSALLGLGLLCAVIALSLAGPFLYDVDPYAMIDMPFVPPGGEYAPLGTDYLGRDILAGIIAGGKATLLVGASSAVIAVIIGIVTGSLAGYFGGRIDAVLMKITEFFQILPTILLAMLLVSIFGAHLTTIVFAIGIVSWPQVARLARAEFLRIRKLDYVNAARTAGARNGYLIFRVILPAALPPLVVAAGLAVGSAILFEAGLSFLGLGDSNTMSWGLIIGQNRNYLLDAWWTVTLPGVAIFVTVLAISLVGDGINDALNPKLRRR is encoded by the coding sequence ATGACCGCAAGGCCGGAAGCCACTCCTGTCCCGCCAGCCGCCGTGACCGCACCGGAGATCGCAAAGCCTGCGCATCCGGCGCGGGAGTTCCTCTCGGCCTTTGGTCGCAATCAGTCCGCGCTGCTGGGGCTGGGCCTGCTCTGCGCGGTCATCGCGCTGTCGCTGGCCGGACCGTTTCTCTACGACGTCGATCCCTATGCGATGATCGACATGCCCTTCGTGCCGCCGGGGGGGGAATATGCGCCCTTGGGCACGGATTATCTTGGCCGCGACATTCTGGCCGGGATCATCGCGGGCGGTAAGGCGACGCTTCTGGTCGGGGCCTCATCCGCCGTCATCGCAGTGATCATCGGCATCGTGACCGGAAGCCTTGCCGGCTATTTCGGCGGGCGCATCGATGCGGTGCTGATGAAGATCACCGAGTTCTTCCAGATCCTGCCCACGATCCTGCTGGCCATGCTGCTTGTGTCGATATTCGGCGCCCATCTGACGACGATCGTCTTTGCGATCGGCATCGTCAGTTGGCCGCAAGTCGCACGTTTGGCTCGGGCCGAGTTTCTGCGAATCCGCAAGCTCGACTATGTCAACGCCGCCCGTACGGCCGGCGCGCGCAACGGATACCTGATCTTCCGCGTCATCCTGCCCGCGGCGCTGCCCCCGCTGGTGGTGGCGGCGGGGCTGGCCGTGGGATCGGCGATCTTGTTCGAGGCGGGGCTGTCCTTCCTCGGGCTCGGCGATTCCAACACCATGTCCTGGGGGCTGATCATCGGGCAGAACCGCAACTACCTACTGGATGCGTGGTGGACGGTGACATTGCCCGGCGTGGCGATCTTCGTCACGGTTCTGGCGATCTCGCTGGTCGGAGACGGCATCAACGACGCACTGAACCCCAAGCTGCGGAGGCGCTGA
- a CDS encoding ABC transporter permease — MPPLMSRFLSFAGLLLAVVVLNFLLIQLAPGDPVSVIVGEMGGASEEVIAAMRAEYGLDKPVVVQLAIYIGKILTGNFGFSYYFREPVLTLILDRLPATIILVMASVLISVTLGTLMGIYSARRPRGILSHLVTIFSLAGYSAPVFWTGLMLLILFASTFPIFPVSGMTNVRGTDGVVAHMLDVAHHLVLPAVTLASIYIALYSRLARASMLDVLGADYIRTARAKGLSERRVIYGHALRNGLIPVVTMVGLQMGQLMAGAVLVETVFNWPGLGRLAYESILRRDYPTLLAILFFSAMLVMVANILTDLAYARIDPRIGTRRRKRRGAKT; from the coding sequence ATGCCACCCCTGATGTCCCGCTTCCTGTCCTTTGCCGGCTTGCTTCTGGCCGTCGTCGTCCTGAATTTCCTGCTGATCCAGCTGGCCCCCGGCGATCCCGTATCGGTCATCGTCGGCGAGATGGGCGGCGCCTCGGAGGAGGTGATTGCGGCCATGCGCGCGGAATACGGGCTCGACAAGCCCGTGGTGGTGCAGCTGGCCATATATATCGGCAAGATTCTGACCGGGAATTTCGGCTTCTCCTATTATTTCCGGGAGCCGGTTCTGACGCTGATCCTCGATCGCCTTCCGGCCACGATCATTCTCGTCATGGCGTCGGTGCTGATCTCCGTCACGCTGGGCACCCTGATGGGCATCTATTCGGCGCGCCGCCCGCGCGGGATCCTGAGCCACCTCGTCACGATCTTCTCGCTGGCGGGGTATTCGGCGCCGGTGTTCTGGACCGGGCTGATGCTGCTGATCCTCTTCGCCTCCACCTTCCCGATCTTTCCCGTCTCGGGGATGACGAATGTGCGGGGCACCGACGGGGTGGTCGCTCATATGCTCGATGTGGCGCATCATCTGGTGCTGCCCGCCGTCACTTTGGCCTCGATCTACATCGCGCTCTATTCGCGGCTGGCGCGGGCCTCGATGCTGGATGTGCTGGGCGCCGATTACATCCGCACGGCGCGGGCCAAGGGGCTGTCCGAACGGCGCGTCATCTATGGACACGCCTTGCGCAACGGGCTGATCCCGGTCGTCACCATGGTCGGCCTTCAGATGGGGCAGCTGATGGCCGGCGCCGTTCTGGTGGAGACGGTGTTCAACTGGCCCGGCCTCGGGCGCCTTGCCTATGAAAGCATCCTGCGCCGCGATTATCCGACGCTTCTCGCCATTCTTTTCTTCTCCGCCATGCTGGTGATGGTCGCCAACATCCTGACCGATCTTGCCTATGCCCGGATCGACCCGCGCATCGGCACGCGTCGTCGCAAGCGCCGCGGAGCGAAAACATGA
- a CDS encoding ABC transporter substrate-binding protein produces MKFLRSTALAALLGAAAVGASAEETLIVGTVNTPSNLNGAIQSGIATAMVSTQIFASPLRYDANWNPQPYLAESWETSEDGLTVTLHLVEGATFHDGTPVTAEDVAFSIETVKENHPFTTMLAPVTSVDTPDDRTVVIHLSHPHPALLLAMSPVFLPVLPEHIYGEGPIRENPANLAPIGSGPFKFVEYTKGEVIRLEKNEDFFLEGYPKLDKVIFQIFSDEPNLTLAMERGDVDYAPFLSDVRTIQRLDKAEGVSITTEGGDGIGPINWLAFNTKRAPYDDKRVRQAIGYAINKDFYLNRLLGGYAHDQTGPIINSSPLSTDDVNHYDFDLAKAEELLDEAGLVPDADGTRFTMVVDYSPGSVDTGRNFVEYLRSQLRQIGIDVEARPSPDFPTWAQRVGNWDFDVTQDAVFNWGDPVIGVNRTYMSDNIRKGVIWSNTQQYSNPKVDELLTAAATETDPAKRAALYAEFQKIVVEDAPVIFLSDLPYTEAYKDGLEGLPTTIWGPAAPWDQMHWAE; encoded by the coding sequence ATGAAATTCCTCCGATCCACCGCCCTCGCCGCTCTTCTCGGTGCCGCCGCGGTCGGCGCTTCTGCCGAGGAAACGCTGATCGTCGGCACCGTCAACACGCCCAGCAACCTGAACGGCGCGATCCAGTCGGGCATCGCCACGGCCATGGTCTCGACCCAGATATTCGCCTCGCCGCTGCGCTATGACGCCAATTGGAACCCGCAGCCCTATCTGGCCGAAAGCTGGGAGACGTCCGAGGACGGGCTGACCGTCACCTTGCATCTGGTGGAGGGCGCGACGTTCCACGATGGCACGCCGGTCACTGCCGAAGATGTCGCCTTCTCCATCGAGACGGTGAAGGAGAACCACCCCTTCACGACCATGCTGGCGCCGGTCACATCCGTCGATACGCCCGACGACCGCACCGTGGTGATCCATCTGAGCCATCCGCATCCGGCGCTGCTTCTGGCGATGTCGCCGGTGTTCCTGCCGGTCCTGCCGGAGCATATCTATGGCGAAGGGCCGATCCGCGAGAATCCCGCCAACCTCGCGCCGATCGGATCGGGGCCGTTCAAATTCGTGGAATATACCAAGGGCGAGGTCATCCGTCTGGAGAAGAACGAGGACTTCTTCCTCGAGGGGTATCCCAAGCTCGACAAGGTGATCTTTCAGATCTTCTCCGACGAGCCGAACCTGACGCTGGCGATGGAACGCGGCGATGTCGATTACGCGCCGTTCCTGTCCGATGTGCGCACCATCCAGCGGCTGGACAAGGCGGAAGGCGTCTCGATCACCACCGAAGGCGGGGATGGCATCGGCCCGATCAACTGGCTTGCCTTCAACACCAAGCGCGCGCCCTATGACGACAAGCGGGTGCGTCAGGCGATCGGCTACGCAATCAACAAGGATTTCTATCTGAACCGGCTCTTGGGCGGCTACGCCCACGACCAGACGGGCCCGATCATCAATTCCTCGCCGCTGTCGACCGATGACGTCAATCACTACGACTTCGATCTCGCCAAGGCCGAGGAGCTTCTGGACGAGGCCGGTCTGGTGCCGGATGCCGATGGAACGCGCTTCACCATGGTCGTCGATTACAGCCCCGGCAGCGTGGATACCGGGCGCAATTTCGTGGAATACCTGCGCTCGCAGCTGCGCCAGATCGGCATCGACGTGGAGGCGCGGCCCTCGCCCGATTTCCCGACTTGGGCACAGCGGGTCGGCAACTGGGACTTCGACGTGACGCAGGACGCGGTGTTCAACTGGGGCGATCCGGTGATCGGCGTGAACCGGACCTATATGAGCGACAATATCCGCAAGGGTGTGATCTGGTCCAACACGCAGCAATATTCCAACCCGAAGGTGGATGAACTGCTGACCGCGGCCGCCACGGAAACCGATCCGGCCAAACGCGCCGCGCTCTATGCCGAGTTCCAGAAGATCGTCGTCGAGGATGCGCCCGTGATCTTCCTGTCGGACCTTCCTTATACCGAGGCCTACAAGGACGGGCTCGAAGGGCTGCCGACCACCATCTGGGGCCCCGCCGCTCCGTGGGATCAGATGCATTGGGCCGAATGA
- a CDS encoding sulfite exporter TauE/SafE family protein, producing MIVTGLLLAAVFAAAVLRGLTGFGFAMAAVPVMSLVVAPARAVAIAIVLQCLIGMRDVVAMHRLLDRRALALLTLGAVVGTPVGIWGLTHLPADTMRVVLAVLVGCGFLALLTKLRLPDGPGPALGAGLVAGLFSGLAAMPGPPAIAYFLGRTQAADRTRASLMVFFFLTSLLALPGLFWAGELTREAVLTAVLALPVLLLGTWAGSLGFHRLGDGGYRTVALILLAAMAVLTGARGLSGMT from the coding sequence ATGATCGTCACGGGGCTCCTCCTGGCGGCCGTGTTCGCGGCGGCCGTCTTGCGCGGGCTGACCGGCTTCGGCTTTGCCATGGCCGCCGTGCCGGTGATGAGCCTCGTGGTTGCGCCGGCCCGGGCGGTCGCCATCGCCATCGTGCTGCAATGCCTTATCGGGATGCGCGATGTGGTTGCGATGCATCGGCTGCTCGATCGCCGGGCGCTTGCGCTGCTGACGCTGGGGGCCGTGGTCGGCACCCCGGTGGGCATCTGGGGGCTGACGCATCTGCCTGCGGATACGATGCGCGTCGTCCTCGCGGTGCTGGTCGGCTGCGGGTTTCTTGCGCTGCTGACGAAGCTGCGCCTGCCGGACGGCCCCGGTCCGGCGCTCGGTGCCGGTTTGGTGGCGGGGCTGTTCTCAGGGTTGGCGGCGATGCCCGGCCCCCCGGCCATCGCTTATTTCCTGGGCCGGACGCAGGCGGCGGACCGGACGCGGGCATCGCTGATGGTGTTCTTCTTCCTGACATCGCTTCTGGCGCTGCCCGGCCTCTTCTGGGCGGGTGAACTGACGCGCGAGGCGGTGCTGACGGCCGTTCTTGCCCTGCCGGTTCTCCTTCTGGGGACATGGGCGGGCAGCCTCGGTTTTCACAGGCTCGGAGACGGCGGCTACAGAACCGTCGCTCTGATCCTTCTGGCCGCTATGGCCGTTCTGACCGGAGCCCGCGGGCTGTCCGGCATGACCTGA